A single genomic interval of Acidimicrobiales bacterium harbors:
- a CDS encoding acyltransferase family protein has translation MLSRRVRIFGESSPAAASTTRGHRYLGGLDGLRALAVIAVVAYHTGASWLPGGFLGVDVFFVVSGYLITALLLHEHESSGAIDLRGFWLRRARRLLPAVALLVAGTVAFMAVVMPSDLGGVGGEIAAAATYVTNWFLIVEDRSYFDSFGRPEVFQHLWSLAVEEQFYLVWPLVLAGGLRFIGMKRLAAVTVVGIAASTTAMWILYEPLTDTSRIYFGTDTRAAALLVGALLAFAWRPFVMGSAAARWAIGPAGRRVADLLGMAGLVGLAWWAWATSEFDDHLYRGGFLLVALTTAVVIAAVAVPGSVLARLLSVEPLRWVGVRSYSIYLWHWPVIVVTQPRLDVDLSGWRLHALRIAVTLVLAEVSYRFVETPMRRDGVGATLRRWAGSVRAPSLSLRPAMVAVVVVAAAGGLIVPRVDAGGGASVEVAAPPPPAEGGPAGPGGVPVVPTPEPTPEPSVAPTPDPAPDPTPPGEPNPGPSITPTPDPTEVPTPDPTEVPTPSPTPDPGPAVPGRVVALGDSVMLGAAGPLGASFPELVINAEEARHWTKTVDALSEMVAAGQVGDVVVIHTGHNGPINAGAFDAMMAPLAGVERVFVLTVRVTQRWQDVVNAELWAGAARYDNVTVLDWYDYSRDQPGWFVVDGTHMEYVGQQWYAAFIAAAVGGTPPPVPPTD, from the coding sequence GTGTTGAGTCGACGCGTCCGCATCTTCGGGGAGTCATCCCCGGCTGCCGCGAGCACGACCCGGGGTCACCGTTACCTCGGCGGGCTCGACGGGTTGCGCGCCCTCGCTGTCATCGCCGTCGTCGCCTATCACACCGGCGCTTCGTGGCTGCCGGGTGGATTCCTCGGTGTCGACGTCTTCTTCGTCGTCTCCGGGTACCTGATCACCGCGCTCCTGTTGCACGAACACGAGTCCTCGGGAGCCATCGACCTGCGGGGATTCTGGTTGCGGCGGGCGCGCCGACTGCTGCCGGCGGTCGCGCTCCTGGTCGCGGGGACGGTGGCCTTCATGGCGGTCGTCATGCCCTCGGACCTCGGCGGAGTCGGCGGCGAGATCGCAGCCGCGGCGACGTATGTGACCAACTGGTTCCTGATAGTCGAGGACCGCTCCTATTTCGACTCCTTCGGGCGCCCCGAGGTGTTCCAACACCTGTGGTCGCTCGCCGTGGAGGAGCAGTTCTACCTCGTCTGGCCCCTGGTTCTCGCGGGCGGCCTCCGTTTCATCGGAATGAAGCGGCTCGCGGCTGTGACCGTCGTCGGCATCGCCGCATCGACCACCGCCATGTGGATTCTCTACGAGCCGCTGACGGACACCTCACGCATCTACTTCGGTACGGACACCCGCGCGGCGGCGCTGCTCGTGGGAGCGCTGCTCGCCTTCGCGTGGCGACCCTTCGTGATGGGCTCGGCCGCGGCCCGCTGGGCCATCGGGCCCGCGGGTCGTCGCGTCGCCGACCTCTTGGGCATGGCCGGGCTCGTCGGCCTCGCCTGGTGGGCATGGGCAACCAGCGAGTTCGACGACCACCTCTACCGCGGAGGCTTCCTCCTCGTAGCTCTCACCACGGCGGTGGTGATCGCAGCTGTGGCGGTGCCCGGCTCAGTGCTCGCCCGCCTACTGTCGGTCGAACCGCTGCGGTGGGTCGGTGTCCGTTCCTATTCGATCTACCTCTGGCACTGGCCGGTGATCGTCGTCACCCAGCCGCGTCTCGACGTCGACCTCAGCGGGTGGCGCCTCCACGCGCTGCGGATCGCGGTGACCCTCGTCCTTGCCGAGGTGTCCTACCGGTTCGTGGAGACGCCGATGCGTCGTGACGGCGTCGGAGCGACCCTGCGCCGCTGGGCCGGCTCGGTCCGGGCCCCGTCGCTGTCGCTGCGGCCCGCGATGGTCGCAGTGGTCGTGGTCGCCGCAGCGGGCGGGTTGATCGTCCCCCGTGTCGACGCGGGTGGAGGAGCGTCCGTCGAGGTGGCGGCACCGCCTCCTCCCGCCGAGGGTGGACCAGCCGGGCCCGGTGGCGTGCCGGTCGTCCCCACGCCGGAACCGACGCCTGAGCCATCCGTGGCCCCCACACCAGACCCCGCGCCAGACCCCACACCGCCGGGCGAGCCGAACCCGGGCCCGAGCATCACGCCGACGCCCGACCCGACCGAGGTGCCCACGCCGGACCCGACCGAGGTGCCGACGCCGTCGCCCACGCCGGACCCGGGACCCGCCGTTCCCGGGCGCGTCGTGGCCCTCGGCGATTCTGTGATGCTCGGTGCAGCGGGTCCGCTGGGTGCGTCCTTCCCCGAACTGGTCATCAACGCGGAGGAGGCGCGTCACTGGACGAAGACCGTCGACGCGCTGTCGGAGATGGTCGCGGCGGGCCAGGTCGGCGACGTCGTGGTGATCCACACGGGCCACAACGGCCCCATCAACGCCGGGGCGTTCGACGCCATGATGGCGCCGCTCGCCGGCGTCGAGCGGGTGTTCGTGTTGACCGTGCGGGTCACCCAACGATGGCAGGATGTCGTCAACGCGGAGCTATGGGCGGGCGCGGCCCGCTATGACAACGTCACGGTCCTGGACTGGTACGACTACTCCCGGGACCAGCCCGGATGGTTCGTGGTGGATGGCACCCACATGGAGTACGTGGGCCAGCAGTGGTATGCGGCGTTCATCGCGGCGGCCGTCGGCGGCACACCACCGCCGGTGCCGCCCACCGACTGA
- a CDS encoding DsbA family protein: MTDVDRPAVAEPISFHFDPLCPWCWQTSRWIRQIRELGLVEVTWAFFSLSIVNWDGPIPEFDPTDARGVAALRTAVAVRDGFGNDALDRYYASLGHRIWDEVASPDNVTTIEGALGDAGLDAGLCPQALEDHTTWETVLREHTELCDETRSFGVPTIRLDGGTGPAIFGPVISNPPASDEEAAELWTHVAWLARYENFSELKRERTIEPDLERFRVRARERAARG; this comes from the coding sequence GTGACCGACGTCGACAGACCCGCCGTTGCCGAGCCCATCTCGTTCCACTTCGACCCCCTGTGCCCGTGGTGTTGGCAGACGTCGCGCTGGATCCGACAGATCCGCGAACTCGGCCTCGTAGAGGTCACCTGGGCGTTCTTCTCGTTGTCGATCGTCAACTGGGACGGGCCCATTCCCGAGTTCGACCCGACCGACGCCCGTGGGGTCGCTGCGCTGCGCACGGCCGTCGCGGTGCGCGACGGCTTCGGCAACGACGCGCTCGACCGCTACTACGCCTCGCTCGGACACAGGATCTGGGACGAGGTGGCCTCGCCCGACAACGTCACGACCATCGAGGGCGCGCTCGGCGACGCCGGCCTCGATGCGGGCCTGTGCCCACAGGCGCTGGAGGACCACACCACCTGGGAGACGGTCCTGCGCGAGCACACCGAGCTGTGCGACGAGACCCGCAGCTTCGGCGTGCCGACGATCCGCCTGGATGGCGGGACCGGCCCCGCCATCTTCGGCCCGGTCATCTCGAATCCGCCGGCGTCCGACGAGGAGGCCGCCGAGCTGTGGACGCACGTCGCCTGGCTGGCGCGCTACGAAAACTTCAGCGAGCTGAAGCGCGAGCGCACGATCGAACCCGACCTCGAGCGCTTCCGCGTCCGAGCGCGGGAGCGTGCTGCGAGAGGCTGA
- the rpmB gene encoding 50S ribosomal protein L28, which yields MSKICQVTGRKPAFGNNVSHSHRATRRRWDPNVQKHRFWVPSEKRWITLTVSAKGLKTINKNGIDRVLADMRRRGEKV from the coding sequence ATGTCCAAGATCTGCCAGGTGACCGGTCGCAAGCCAGCGTTCGGCAACAACGTCTCGCACTCACACCGTGCCACGCGTCGTCGTTGGGACCCCAACGTCCAGAAGCATCGTTTCTGGGTCCCGAGCGAGAAGCGGTGGATCACCCTCACCGTGAGCGCCAAGGGCCTCAAGACGATCAACAAGAACGGCATCGACCGCGTCCTCGCGGACATGCGGCGTCGTGGGGAGAAGGTCTGA
- the rpmG gene encoding 50S ribosomal protein L33 has product MPAGSDKRPIIKLRSTAGTGYTYVTTKNKVNQRERIELKKYDPVARKHVLFREEK; this is encoded by the coding sequence ATGCCCGCCGGTAGCGACAAGCGACCCATCATCAAGCTCCGTTCGACAGCCGGCACCGGCTACACGTACGTGACCACCAAGAACAAGGTGAACCAGCGCGAGCGGATCGAGCTGAAGAAGTACGACCCGGTCGCCCGCAAGCACGTCCTCTTCCGCGAAGAGAAGTAG
- a CDS encoding zinc-binding dehydrogenase encodes MKALLFERREARYAAARIASSLRPGSGARVGPLSVRDIDPPELPGDDWLRVAPRLSGICGSDLATLSSRTSRYFEPLVSLPFVPGHEIVGTLDDDTRVVVDAVLGHAARGEAPPHAGAAPGDGLDYGHLVTGPIEAGIQTGSCHSTGGGWSSQLVAHASQLHEVPDDLDDDAAVMVEPTASGIHAALRGDVGPGDTVVVLGAGTIGLCTIAALRSGSQAATIIATAKYPHQRRLAAELGADLVVAPSEIRRAVRRAVGCRMTGEVLSGGADVTIDAVGSAGSFGDAVAVTRPRGRVVLCGMPGKIGVDLAPVWHRETEVVGAYTYGTERLPDGSAVHTFDLALELVRRAGLGRLVSAHYRLDDYVEAVAHAAEAGPRGAVKVVFDLRDTTGD; translated from the coding sequence GTGAAGGCACTCCTCTTCGAGCGCCGCGAGGCGCGCTACGCCGCAGCGAGGATCGCTTCGTCGCTGCGGCCCGGCTCCGGCGCACGCGTCGGACCGCTCAGCGTCCGCGACATCGACCCACCCGAGCTTCCCGGCGACGACTGGCTGCGGGTCGCGCCCCGGCTTTCGGGCATCTGCGGCAGCGATCTCGCCACGCTCTCCAGCCGGACCTCGCGCTACTTCGAGCCGCTCGTCTCACTCCCCTTCGTCCCCGGCCACGAGATCGTCGGGACCCTCGACGACGACACGCGTGTCGTCGTCGACGCCGTGCTCGGTCATGCGGCCCGCGGCGAGGCGCCGCCCCACGCGGGCGCCGCCCCCGGAGACGGCCTGGACTACGGCCACCTGGTCACGGGCCCGATCGAAGCCGGGATCCAGACCGGTTCGTGCCACTCGACGGGGGGCGGTTGGTCCTCGCAACTGGTCGCCCACGCCTCCCAACTCCACGAGGTCCCCGACGATCTCGACGACGATGCGGCCGTGATGGTCGAACCCACGGCCAGCGGCATCCATGCGGCCCTGCGCGGCGACGTCGGTCCCGGCGACACGGTCGTGGTTCTCGGAGCGGGGACGATCGGACTGTGCACGATCGCAGCACTGCGCAGCGGCTCGCAGGCGGCCACGATCATCGCCACGGCGAAGTACCCCCACCAGCGACGCCTCGCCGCGGAACTGGGCGCCGATCTCGTCGTCGCACCCTCCGAGATCCGCCGTGCCGTGCGACGCGCGGTCGGCTGCCGGATGACGGGCGAGGTCCTCTCCGGAGGCGCCGACGTGACGATCGACGCCGTCGGCTCCGCAGGCTCGTTCGGCGACGCGGTCGCGGTGACCCGACCCCGGGGACGTGTCGTGTTGTGCGGAATGCCGGGGAAGATCGGCGTCGACCTGGCACCGGTGTGGCACCGCGAGACCGAAGTCGTCGGGGCCTACACCTACGGGACCGAGCGGCTCCCGGACGGATCGGCCGTGCACACCTTCGACCTGGCGCTCGAGCTCGTGCGCCGGGCCGGGCTCGGCAGACTCGTGTCGGCTCACTACCGCCTCGACGACTACGTGGAGGCCGTCGCCCACGCAGCCGAGGCGGGCCCCCGCGGGGCGGTCAAGGTGGTCTTCGACCTACGCGACACAACGGGCGACTGA
- a CDS encoding HDIG domain-containing protein, with protein MDVEAKREHLTEVLVADDPTDGLWEMVETGLAEEIIPELPALELEQDPIHRHKDVLAHTIAVTAKTRADLVLRLAALFHDIGKPRTRSFDHGGVTFRHHEAVGARMTRKRLAALDFDEAVVDDVSELVRLSGRFKGFSDGWSDAAVRRYARDAGPLLGLLNELVRSDCTTRNRRKALDLQHHVDELEQRISDLAEADRRAAERPLLDGSAVMDHLGIPAGPEIGEALAFLLELKRREPDLDVEATKLRLDDWWGRRGPK; from the coding sequence ATGGATGTCGAGGCGAAGCGCGAACATCTCACAGAGGTTCTCGTCGCCGATGACCCCACGGACGGTCTATGGGAGATGGTCGAGACGGGTCTGGCCGAGGAGATCATCCCGGAACTTCCCGCGCTCGAACTCGAACAGGACCCAATCCACCGCCACAAAGACGTTCTCGCGCACACCATCGCGGTCACCGCCAAGACACGGGCGGACCTCGTACTACGCCTGGCGGCGCTTTTCCACGACATTGGCAAGCCCCGGACGCGGTCCTTCGACCACGGTGGGGTCACGTTCCGCCATCACGAGGCCGTGGGCGCCCGGATGACTCGCAAGCGCCTGGCCGCGCTGGACTTCGACGAGGCAGTCGTCGACGACGTCTCCGAACTCGTCCGCCTCTCGGGACGTTTCAAGGGTTTCAGCGACGGCTGGAGCGACGCGGCGGTACGACGCTACGCCCGTGACGCGGGTCCACTGCTCGGCCTGCTCAACGAACTCGTCCGCAGCGACTGCACCACGAGGAACCGTCGCAAGGCACTCGACCTGCAGCACCACGTCGACGAATTGGAGCAGCGGATCTCCGATCTGGCCGAGGCCGACCGCCGCGCCGCCGAGCGGCCGTTGCTCGACGGCAGCGCCGTCATGGACCACCTCGGGATTCCCGCGGGTCCCGAGATCGGCGAGGCGCTCGCCTTCCTCCTGGAGCTCAAGCGTCGAGAGCCGGATCTCGACGTGGAAGCGACGAAGCTGCGTCTCGACGACTGGTGGGGTCGGCGCGGCCCCAAGTGA
- a CDS encoding enoyl-CoA hydratase-related protein — MSEGRISTEVTDGIGWLVLDNPQRRNAMDLAMYRAVPAAVDQLVDTEVAVIIVRGAGTEAFGAGSDISQFTRERTGPAARHYNDVEHRAQAALRAVDVPVIAMIHGPCMGGGIGMAAAADLRYASEDAVFAVPPARLGVGYDPRAVTTLVETVGPTAARELLLTARRFDAAEALRLGFVNAVVAGPELEAHVVDVATGITRLAPLTLSALKRASYEGTTAATVAATDRCYASADYLEGIAAFTEKRPPVFRGH; from the coding sequence ATGAGCGAGGGACGGATATCCACAGAGGTCACGGACGGGATCGGCTGGCTCGTCCTGGACAACCCGCAACGCCGCAACGCGATGGACCTGGCGATGTACCGTGCCGTGCCGGCGGCCGTCGACCAGCTCGTCGACACAGAGGTGGCCGTAATCATCGTGCGGGGAGCGGGAACCGAGGCGTTCGGCGCCGGCTCGGACATCTCTCAGTTCACGCGTGAACGGACGGGCCCGGCGGCGCGCCACTACAACGACGTCGAGCACCGGGCCCAGGCGGCGCTTCGAGCCGTCGACGTCCCGGTCATCGCGATGATCCACGGCCCGTGCATGGGCGGCGGAATCGGGATGGCCGCGGCCGCCGACCTGCGCTACGCGTCCGAGGACGCCGTGTTCGCGGTGCCACCGGCCCGCCTCGGCGTCGGTTACGACCCCCGGGCGGTGACGACCCTGGTGGAGACCGTCGGACCGACAGCTGCACGCGAGTTGCTGTTGACAGCCCGGCGTTTCGACGCCGCGGAAGCCCTACGTCTCGGCTTCGTCAACGCCGTGGTCGCGGGCCCGGAGCTCGAAGCACACGTCGTGGACGTCGCCACGGGGATCACCCGACTTGCGCCACTGACGTTGAGCGCGCTGAAACGGGCGTCCTACGAAGGGACGACCGCGGCCACCGTGGCCGCCACCGACCGTTGCTACGCGTCGGCGGACTACCTGGAGGGGATAGCGGCCTTCACCGAGAAGCGCCCACCCGTTTTCCGCGGACACTGA
- a CDS encoding alpha/beta fold hydrolase, whose protein sequence is MTGVDIDDLRVVTADDVDLAVLHRRVREPVATVVVVHGFTAHRSHPEIVALVEALGGDDVDIVTYDGRGHGRSGGESTLGDRERHDVAAAVSVARTDTPVVLVGVSMGGAAVLGYLDERPPGSPEIAGLLLISSPSRWQAKPSFVTAYVTFITRTAPGRMLARYHPGVRIAKGLRLPTPPRERISRVSVPVWIVHGRADRLLDPAAADELHAAAAGPARLDLVDGMGHALREPGLAAARRGLDWILAGAAHDDGG, encoded by the coding sequence GTGACGGGCGTCGACATCGACGACCTGCGGGTCGTCACCGCCGACGACGTCGACCTCGCGGTTCTTCACCGGCGGGTTCGGGAACCCGTTGCGACCGTCGTGGTCGTGCACGGTTTCACCGCCCACCGGTCCCACCCCGAGATCGTCGCTCTCGTCGAGGCTCTCGGCGGTGACGACGTGGACATCGTGACCTACGACGGACGCGGCCACGGCCGTTCGGGCGGTGAGTCGACGCTCGGCGACCGCGAACGCCACGACGTCGCGGCGGCGGTCTCCGTCGCCCGGACCGACACCCCGGTGGTGCTCGTCGGCGTGTCCATGGGCGGAGCGGCGGTGCTCGGCTATCTCGACGAGCGGCCCCCCGGCTCACCGGAGATCGCCGGACTGCTGCTGATTTCGAGCCCGTCGCGCTGGCAGGCGAAACCGAGCTTCGTGACCGCCTACGTGACGTTCATCACCCGGACCGCGCCGGGGCGGATGCTCGCCCGGTATCACCCGGGCGTGCGGATCGCGAAAGGCCTGCGGCTACCTACGCCCCCGCGGGAGAGAATCAGTCGGGTGTCGGTGCCCGTGTGGATCGTGCACGGGCGCGCGGACCGGCTCCTGGACCCCGCGGCCGCCGACGAGCTCCACGCCGCGGCGGCGGGCCCGGCCCGGCTCGATCTCGTCGACGGCATGGGTCATGCACTGCGGGAACCCGGCCTCGCCGCGGCCCGGCGCGGTCTCGACTGGATCCTCGCGGGCGCTGCTCACGACGACGGCGGATAG
- a CDS encoding NAD(P)-dependent oxidoreductase, translated as MTHPRRALVTAPLRGEALDALRRLAEVELDPWIDHTPIKLHGPDDLAERLDRCGATLLVCEADFVSGPVFERPLEVVAATRGVPSNVDLAGATAAGVPVVCAPGRNADAVAELTIGLLIALTRRILPADRDVRTGNVFGETLPYQRYRAWEIAGRTVGIVGYGAVGRALAWRLEGLGMKVITSDPFAPDASHELDDLLAESDVVSVHAAVTPETIGMFDAARFAAMKPGAVFINASRAALHDLDALVATLEGGHLGGAALDHFDGEQLPEGHPLTLRDDVVLTPHIGGATYDTETRHSAMVVADIERVLSGVRPERLANPEVWNVRT; from the coding sequence ATGACACATCCCCGCAGGGCGCTGGTCACGGCGCCACTTCGTGGTGAAGCGCTCGACGCGCTCCGCCGACTCGCCGAGGTCGAGCTCGACCCGTGGATCGATCACACACCGATAAAGCTGCACGGCCCCGACGACCTCGCCGAGCGCCTCGACCGCTGTGGTGCGACGCTGCTCGTGTGCGAAGCGGACTTCGTGTCCGGGCCGGTATTCGAAAGGCCGCTCGAGGTCGTGGCGGCCACCCGTGGTGTGCCATCCAACGTGGACCTCGCCGGTGCCACCGCGGCGGGGGTGCCGGTGGTGTGCGCGCCGGGTCGCAACGCGGACGCCGTGGCGGAGTTGACGATCGGCCTGCTGATCGCGCTCACGCGACGCATTCTCCCAGCCGATCGCGATGTGCGGACAGGCAACGTGTTCGGTGAGACCCTGCCGTACCAGCGCTACCGGGCGTGGGAGATCGCCGGTCGCACGGTTGGCATCGTCGGCTACGGCGCGGTCGGCCGCGCTCTCGCCTGGCGTCTCGAAGGTCTGGGGATGAAGGTGATCACGAGCGACCCGTTCGCCCCCGACGCCTCCCACGAGCTCGACGACCTGCTCGCGGAGTCCGACGTGGTGTCGGTCCACGCCGCCGTGACCCCTGAAACGATCGGGATGTTCGACGCCGCCAGGTTCGCGGCGATGAAGCCCGGTGCCGTGTTCATCAACGCGTCGCGTGCGGCCCTGCACGACCTCGACGCGCTCGTCGCGACGCTCGAGGGCGGTCACCTCGGTGGCGCCGCCCTCGACCACTTCGACGGCGAGCAGCTCCCCGAGGGCCACCCCCTCACCCTGCGCGACGACGTGGTGCTCACCCCCCACATCGGGGGAGCCACCTACGACACCGAGACCCGCCACTCAGCGATGGTCGTGGCCGACATCGAGCGGGTGCTCTCGGGTGTCCGGCCCGAGCGTCTCGCCAACCCGGAGGTCTGGAATGTCCGCACCTGA
- a CDS encoding class II aldolase/adducin family protein, with translation MSAPEALSTRDGHLPELEEVARVAREMHRIGLVVGTAGNVSARLDDGTFALTASSVPYPSMDSDDVVRVDAAGEMVDGRGSPSSEKSLHLACYSRHPEVGGVVHCHPAYASMFAIAHRAIPAVIEEVIVYIGGEVAVCDYRRTGSEELADVVSEALGDRSATLMANHGLVCVGRDPADALHAAEVVERTAQIVWGATALGGAKEFDEGVVSDFAGVYAFIRSEMWGAAEAL, from the coding sequence ATGTCCGCACCTGAGGCCCTTTCGACGCGTGACGGTCACCTCCCGGAGCTCGAGGAGGTCGCGCGCGTCGCGCGCGAGATGCACCGCATCGGGCTGGTCGTCGGGACCGCCGGGAACGTCTCGGCACGGCTCGACGACGGGACGTTCGCCCTCACGGCGTCGTCGGTGCCGTATCCCTCCATGGACAGCGACGACGTCGTGCGTGTCGACGCGGCGGGCGAGATGGTCGACGGTCGGGGATCGCCCTCGTCGGAGAAGTCGCTCCATCTGGCGTGCTACTCCCGCCACCCGGAGGTGGGCGGCGTGGTCCACTGCCACCCGGCGTATGCGTCGATGTTCGCGATCGCCCACAGGGCGATCCCGGCGGTCATCGAGGAGGTCATCGTCTACATCGGTGGCGAGGTCGCCGTGTGCGACTACCGACGCACCGGTAGCGAGGAACTGGCCGACGTCGTGTCCGAGGCCCTCGGCGATCGCAGCGCGACGCTCATGGCGAACCACGGTCTGGTGTGTGTCGGGCGCGATCCCGCGGACGCGTTGCACGCCGCCGAGGTGGTCGAGCGCACCGCTCAGATCGTGTGGGGGGCGACGGCGCTCGGTGGAGCGAAGGAGTTCGACGAGGGTGTCGTCTCGGATTTCGCCGGCGTCTACGCGTTCATCCGCTCGGAGATGTGGGGAGCGGCGGAGGCGCTCTGA
- the msrA gene encoding peptide-methionine (S)-S-oxide reductase MsrA, which produces MRLFGRDKTRMPTVAEALPGRPDPITVAERHFVLDAPLREPFPDGFERIMVGMGCFWGAERMYWQVEGVFTTAVGYAAGVTPNPTYEEVCSGLTGHNEVVLAVYDPAVASYAEMVSVFWEGHDPTQGMRQGNDVGTQYRSGLYVFDDAQRAVAEKTRDAYQQRLQEAGFGPITTEIADAPTFYYAEDHHQQYLAKNPNGYCGIGGTGVSCPVGLTAGD; this is translated from the coding sequence ATGCGCCTCTTCGGACGTGACAAGACCAGAATGCCCACCGTGGCCGAGGCCCTGCCCGGGCGGCCCGACCCCATCACCGTCGCCGAGCGACACTTCGTGCTCGACGCGCCGCTGCGTGAACCGTTCCCCGATGGCTTCGAGCGGATCATGGTCGGCATGGGCTGCTTCTGGGGCGCGGAACGGATGTACTGGCAGGTCGAGGGCGTCTTCACCACGGCCGTCGGCTACGCCGCCGGCGTCACCCCCAACCCGACGTACGAAGAGGTCTGTTCCGGTCTGACCGGTCACAACGAGGTCGTCCTCGCCGTGTACGACCCCGCCGTCGCCAGCTACGCCGAGATGGTCTCGGTCTTCTGGGAGGGCCACGACCCGACACAGGGCATGCGCCAGGGCAACGACGTGGGCACCCAGTACCGCTCGGGCCTCTACGTCTTCGACGACGCCCAGCGGGCTGTGGCCGAGAAGACCCGTGACGCGTACCAGCAGCGCCTACAGGAGGCGGGGTTCGGGCCCATCACCACCGAGATCGCCGACGCCCCCACCTTCTACTACGCCGAGGACCACCACCAGCAGTACCTGGCGAAGAACCCGAACGGGTACTGCGGCATCGGTGGTACCGGCGTGTCCTGTCCCGTCGGGCTGACCGCCGGCGACTGA
- a CDS encoding helix-turn-helix domain-containing protein, with product MNADTTPTSPTRPSDPIRLAPRPIDLVDDRAVMATLGVSRHELCELVEEGRLAAYDLGGNLRFRALDVAALAAQRHFDDAA from the coding sequence ATGAATGCCGACACCACACCGACGTCGCCGACCCGCCCGAGCGACCCGATCCGGCTCGCGCCCCGTCCCATCGACCTCGTCGATGACCGGGCCGTGATGGCCACGCTCGGCGTGAGCCGCCACGAGTTGTGCGAGCTCGTGGAGGAAGGGCGCCTGGCCGCCTACGACCTCGGAGGGAACCTGCGATTCCGGGCTCTCGACGTCGCGGCGCTCGCCGCGCAGCGCCACTTCGACGACGCGGCCTGA
- a CDS encoding type II toxin-antitoxin system PemK/MazF family toxin, which yields MIDEPAGLDVARRGDVWVTNGGTLLVVLQVDALGPLTTVVGAVVVTEPSGVGEPLRVPVGAGEPAAWVKTNVIVTVERAELVRRIARLGGDTLERVGSAVARVLGVDRRAAVPGPAAVSGRA from the coding sequence GTGATCGACGAGCCCGCGGGCCTCGACGTCGCCCGCCGCGGTGACGTGTGGGTGACGAACGGGGGCACCCTCCTGGTCGTGTTGCAGGTCGACGCGCTCGGGCCCCTCACCACGGTCGTCGGGGCGGTGGTCGTGACGGAACCATCCGGTGTCGGCGAGCCGCTCCGGGTGCCCGTCGGTGCGGGCGAGCCGGCCGCCTGGGTCAAGACGAACGTGATCGTGACCGTCGAGCGCGCCGAACTGGTCCGGCGCATCGCCCGCCTCGGCGGCGACACCCTCGAGCGGGTCGGCTCCGCCGTGGCGCGGGTGCTCGGTGTCGATCGGCGGGCAGCCGTCCCCGGCCCCGCCGCTGTGTCCGGTCGGGCCTGA
- a CDS encoding PspA/IM30 family protein produces MFKRIWGYLRTLFKMKAEAAMDPEVELEQAIAEARTQDQTLRNQAAKVIAHRERLESKIEDMADEVAQAREMAKQALVRADKAKTAGDTTELDKWTNAASSLAMKLQASENNLDGLKEQYEIALDQAEDAKRAVQQNAMRVQELAAKRMELLGQIQQAKMQETVNSAVQSMSATLETDAPSLGRVEDKISQRLAEAKGKAELHSVTPEGAEVELREAVSLARADDKLAELRAELGLDKPAGELGSAN; encoded by the coding sequence ATGTTCAAGCGCATCTGGGGCTACCTGCGGACCCTCTTCAAGATGAAGGCCGAAGCCGCGATGGACCCCGAGGTCGAACTCGAGCAGGCCATCGCGGAGGCGAGGACCCAGGACCAGACGCTGCGCAACCAGGCCGCCAAGGTCATCGCCCACCGCGAGCGCCTCGAGTCCAAGATCGAGGACATGGCCGACGAGGTCGCCCAGGCACGCGAGATGGCCAAGCAGGCACTTGTGAGGGCCGACAAGGCGAAGACGGCGGGCGACACCACCGAACTCGACAAGTGGACGAACGCCGCATCGAGCCTCGCCATGAAGCTGCAGGCTTCGGAGAACAACCTCGACGGCCTCAAGGAGCAGTACGAGATCGCCCTCGACCAGGCCGAGGACGCGAAGCGTGCCGTGCAACAGAACGCAATGCGCGTCCAGGAACTCGCGGCGAAGCGGATGGAGCTGCTCGGTCAGATCCAGCAGGCGAAGATGCAGGAGACGGTGAACTCGGCCGTCCAGTCCATGTCGGCGACCCTCGAGACGGACGCCCCGAGCCTCGGGCGCGTGGAGGACAAGATCTCCCAGCGCCTCGCGGAGGCGAAGGGGAAGGCGGAGCTGCACTCGGTGACGCCCGAGGGTGCCGAGGTCGAGCTGCGTGAGGCGGTCTCGCTCGCCCGTGCCGACGACAAGTTGGCGGAACTGCGTGCCGAGCTCGGCCTCGACAAACCCGCCGGGGAGCTCGGTAGCGCGAACTGA